The Terriglobia bacterium genome has a window encoding:
- a CDS encoding sigma-54 dependent transcriptional regulator, with protein sequence MRANERILVVDDESSISGAMKVILGERGYEVKTAESVGQATTILNGRPFDLVFTDLKLPDASGIDLLGQIKSDTPDTEVILMTAHGSLDVTIEAIKKGAYYYIEKPFVPDQVVMLAQRALEAAAFRRENQTLKRVLTSEDEAFGIIGRSPKMRQIYDTIRATAAADASVLIEGESGTGKELIARAFHLQGTRADRPFVCINCAAIPRDLIESELFGYKKGAFTGADRDKRGLMETASGGTLLLDEIAEMPVHLQTKLLRVLQQRKLRRVGDEQEVDVDFKLISATNRDTLQAIQQGELREDLYYRISTIKIKVPPLRERLDDLVLLAERFLERYSKKYNKHIVGIAQPTFALLARYPWPGNVRELESVVEHSVLFCQGEHLEPQNLPEHIQAARSSRFRCDVLPYMTLEEIERDVIEQTLERTGGNVKKTAEILNLHRPTLYRKLRSYGIKGKRAVS encoded by the coding sequence ATGCGAGCCAATGAGAGGATTCTCGTCGTAGACGACGAAAGCAGTATCAGCGGGGCGATGAAGGTGATTTTGGGGGAGCGCGGATACGAGGTCAAAACGGCGGAAAGCGTCGGCCAGGCCACGACCATCCTTAACGGCCGCCCATTCGACCTGGTGTTCACCGATCTCAAGCTCCCGGATGCCTCCGGGATTGACCTGCTCGGACAGATTAAGAGCGATACTCCGGACACGGAAGTCATCCTGATGACGGCCCATGGCTCTCTCGACGTCACCATCGAAGCGATCAAGAAGGGGGCCTATTACTACATTGAGAAGCCCTTCGTCCCCGACCAGGTGGTCATGCTGGCTCAGCGGGCCCTGGAGGCCGCCGCCTTTCGTCGCGAGAATCAAACTCTCAAACGGGTGCTGACAAGCGAGGACGAGGCCTTTGGGATCATCGGACGCAGTCCCAAGATGCGCCAGATTTATGACACCATCCGCGCCACCGCGGCGGCGGATGCTTCGGTGCTGATCGAAGGAGAAAGCGGGACAGGAAAGGAACTCATCGCCCGGGCCTTTCATCTTCAGGGAACCCGCGCCGACCGGCCCTTTGTGTGCATTAACTGCGCCGCCATCCCGCGTGACCTGATCGAGTCGGAATTGTTCGGCTACAAAAAGGGAGCTTTCACCGGCGCGGACCGCGATAAACGGGGATTGATGGAAACCGCCTCCGGCGGGACGCTGCTGCTGGACGAGATTGCCGAAATGCCGGTGCACCTTCAGACCAAACTGCTTCGGGTCTTGCAGCAACGAAAACTCCGCCGCGTCGGGGATGAACAGGAAGTGGATGTGGATTTCAAGTTGATTTCTGCCACCAACCGCGACACCCTGCAAGCCATCCAACAGGGGGAGTTGAGGGAAGATCTCTATTACCGCATCAGCACGATCAAGATTAAGGTCCCTCCCCTGCGAGAACGGCTCGATGACCTGGTCCTTCTCGCTGAGCGTTTCCTGGAACGATACAGCAAGAAGTATAACAAACATATCGTGGGGATCGCACAGCCGACCTTTGCGCTGCTGGCACGATATCCTTGGCCCGGCAATGTCCGGGAACTGGAGAGTGTCGTGGAGCATTCCGTCCTCTTTTGCCAGGGTGAACACCTTGAGCCGCAAAACCTGCCCGAACACATCCAGGCCGCCCGGAGCAGTCGCTTCCGATGCGACGTGCTTCCTTATATGACCCTGGAAGAGATCGAGCGAGACGTGATTGAACAAACACTCGAACGAACGGGAGGTAATGTAAAGAAGACCGCTGAAATATTGAACCTCCATCGCCCCACCCTGTATCGCAAGCTGCGAAGCTATGGGATTAAAGGAAAACGCGCTGTTTCATAA
- a CDS encoding response regulator has protein sequence MAEKIKILIIDDEPSVVDAVKLILNDNGYDAVGAMTGRDGIEEGQRARFDLTITDLRLPDMSGFDVLRWIRGKDPQNRVIIITSHSTPEVLTKARNGGAVDVLPKPFSPNQLIQLVNHALAIR, from the coding sequence GTGGCAGAGAAAATCAAAATCCTCATCATCGATGATGAGCCAAGCGTTGTGGACGCTGTCAAACTGATCTTGAATGACAACGGCTATGACGCGGTGGGCGCCATGACCGGCCGCGATGGGATTGAAGAAGGTCAGCGGGCACGATTTGATTTGACGATCACCGATCTCCGTCTTCCGGATATGTCTGGCTTTGATGTCCTCCGCTGGATCCGTGGGAAGGATCCGCAAAACCGCGTCATCATCATTACCTCCCATAGCACCCCTGAGGTTCTGACCAAGGCAAGAAACGGGGGCGCGGTCGATGTCCTTCCCAAACCATTCTCTCCGAATCAACTCATCCAACTGGTCAACCACGCCTTGGCCATTCGTTGA
- a CDS encoding response regulator, whose amino-acid sequence MPRVLLVDDEPNVRWTMAEFLTRAGYEVLTASDFDSAVAHLEAAASLDVAVFDIILPRKSGIELLKEAHRRDPDLPVIMITADPDLSRVPEIVREGAYDFMAKPVVKNALINAVSRAFEKKRLTDEKRRLEEEIRRHAEHLEGLVADRTRELAEAHNFLNTVLESSTEYAIIAIDTDDRFTLFNRGAELMFGYLAEQALGKEVREIVADAKFGPEDKPLLKCGEEAVATGRHVVEIRLARADGSCFVASVAMTPLRKADGPLLGYLGIIKDLTVEREKEEELRRMQARLAHNEKIAALGRVAAQVAHEVKNPLAGLKLYSLHLKNKVAGQLGPAEMELVEKIVLSIDHLSDTVEKVLDFARPVKLVRQPVDLNGVVNEAFHMLESQMVANKIEKDLSLAGPDAGGMLDETSIRSAVVNLMVNAIQAMPDGGRLHVTTTRSNRQLTLTISDTGCGMSEEQAKNVFEPFYTTKNKGLGLGMPYARKVIEEHGGTIQLKSRLGEGTQTEITLPVEE is encoded by the coding sequence ATGCCTAGAGTCTTGTTGGTGGACGATGAGCCCAACGTGCGTTGGACGATGGCGGAATTCCTGACCCGGGCAGGCTATGAGGTCCTCACGGCCTCGGACTTTGACAGCGCCGTGGCCCATTTGGAAGCGGCCGCCTCACTCGATGTGGCGGTCTTTGACATCATCCTGCCGCGCAAGAGCGGGATTGAGTTGCTGAAAGAGGCTCACCGTCGGGATCCGGATCTGCCCGTCATCATGATCACCGCAGATCCTGACTTATCGCGGGTTCCCGAGATCGTCCGCGAGGGCGCCTACGATTTCATGGCCAAGCCGGTGGTGAAAAACGCGCTCATCAATGCGGTTTCCCGGGCGTTCGAAAAAAAGCGGCTGACGGACGAAAAGCGCCGGCTCGAGGAAGAGATCCGGCGGCATGCCGAACATCTCGAGGGCCTGGTCGCCGATCGCACGCGCGAGCTCGCGGAGGCCCACAATTTCCTGAACACGGTGCTCGAAAGCTCCACTGAATACGCCATTATTGCCATCGATACCGACGACCGCTTTACTCTTTTCAACCGGGGAGCGGAGCTCATGTTCGGGTATCTTGCCGAGCAGGCCTTGGGGAAAGAGGTCAGGGAGATCGTGGCGGACGCGAAGTTCGGGCCGGAGGACAAGCCCTTGCTGAAGTGCGGGGAGGAGGCCGTCGCCACGGGACGCCACGTGGTGGAGATCCGGTTGGCCCGGGCCGACGGCAGTTGCTTTGTCGCCTCCGTGGCCATGACACCTCTTCGGAAAGCCGACGGGCCTCTGCTCGGATATTTGGGCATCATCAAGGATCTGACCGTGGAACGGGAAAAGGAAGAGGAACTGCGGCGAATGCAGGCCCGGCTGGCCCACAACGAGAAGATTGCCGCCCTTGGCCGGGTGGCAGCCCAGGTCGCACACGAAGTCAAGAATCCTCTCGCCGGCCTGAAACTCTATTCCCTCCACCTGAAGAACAAGGTGGCCGGACAACTGGGTCCGGCCGAAATGGAATTGGTGGAGAAGATCGTCCTCAGTATTGACCACCTCTCGGATACGGTGGAAAAGGTCCTGGACTTTGCCCGACCGGTCAAACTGGTGCGCCAACCGGTCGATCTCAATGGCGTCGTCAACGAAGCCTTCCACATGCTTGAGTCCCAGATGGTCGCCAACAAGATTGAGAAGGATCTGAGCCTCGCCGGCCCCGATGCGGGCGGTATGCTGGATGAGACTTCGATCCGTTCCGCCGTGGTGAATCTCATGGTCAACGCCATTCAAGCGATGCCGGACGGCGGCCGACTCCATGTGACGACGACGCGATCGAATAGACAACTGACTTTGACCATTTCGGATACGGGATGCGGGATGAGTGAAGAGCAAGCGAAGAACGTCTTTGAACCCTTCTATACGACCAAGAACAAAGGGCTCGGTCTGGGGATGCCGTACGCCAGGAAGGTGATCGAAGAACACGGGGGGACCATCCAGCTCAAGAGCCGGCTGGGAGAGGGTACTCAAACGGAGATTACATTGCCAGTCGAGGAGTAA
- a CDS encoding UpxY family transcription antiterminator has protein sequence MNESNHPAWYAVWTASRHEKVVNLELSKKRLETFLPLMKVLSQWKDRRKLVEKPLFPGYLFVHTTLDHRLDVLKTSGVVQIVGIKNVPEPIPDQQIENIQILLRSDLKYDPHPSLTVGQRVRVRTGALQGCEGILVRKKNLSTLVLSIELLQQAVAVEVDALNVEPLH, from the coding sequence ATGAATGAATCCAACCACCCTGCCTGGTATGCCGTTTGGACCGCAAGCCGCCACGAGAAAGTGGTGAATCTCGAGTTGTCGAAGAAGAGATTGGAGACTTTCTTGCCGCTCATGAAAGTCCTCAGCCAGTGGAAGGACCGGCGCAAGCTTGTCGAAAAGCCGCTTTTCCCGGGCTATCTATTCGTGCACACCACACTGGACCATCGTCTTGATGTTTTGAAGACGTCCGGGGTTGTTCAAATCGTGGGAATCAAGAACGTCCCGGAGCCCATCCCAGATCAGCAAATCGAAAACATTCAAATTCTTTTGCGGTCGGATTTGAAATATGACCCGCATCCCTCCCTGACCGTTGGTCAGCGGGTGCGTGTAAGAACAGGAGCCTTGCAGGGTTGTGAAGGGATTCTCGTACGAAAGAAAAATCTCTCGACGCTGGTTCTCTCTATTGAGTTATTGCAACAGGCCGTGGCGGTGGAGGTGGATGCCTTAAACGTTGAGCCACTTCACTAA
- a CDS encoding Ig domain-containing protein, translating into MNSFAAAGFDRGGKFDRTAANDVFNEASTHPSIQTGASRSRVNYPAQLSQSPVAGVGLNGESEAVLLAANLVGANSSSSPSEFFACPTIPIQPATLPNGLLGVPFSQTLVASGGVSPYSFATVPAILPAGLTLSSSGTLSGTPTATGLFSFTVTATDANNCTGSMAYSVAINCPTIALSPDTLPNGVVGAAYNQSISISGSSGFTFSVPPGGLPPGLTLSPTGTLTGTPTAAGTYSFTVTATGQNNCGGSKIYTLIVTTAVCTPVTLSPATLPGGVVGTAYNQTITGSGSLTYTFTISTGGLPQGLALTPFGALIGTPTKPGAFPFTVKATATNGCTGTQAYTITINPSGCPAITFSPASLPAGIVDTPYNQTITTSGDPLPSTYSAPPGVLPPGLILSVNGALSGTPASAGTFSFTVTATDLNGCAASQNYSITISGSTNSHSQLNLSLPQGGAGTTSTIGGAGSVRTGYATVTLNSGTSTDGTAVFSLSSNGFVVTEAGVPASPPTTHAKIFIDFRSSVPAKTARLNAGTININTGCAIVNRGTGPAHITYTLRDSTGTTTLATGTQTLDQGAHDARFIDQINEKAPSFVVPQDFSTITKFGSLEIQSDQPLSILALRLTGNQRGDTLLTTTPIADLTKPLSSNALYFPQVVDGGGYQTTVILLNTSAGTETGMLSLFNDSGSPLAVKQSGGASNSSFRYSIPPGGVFLLETDGSPGTINAGSVQVIPDQGTSSPVGAGVFRFTQNGIVVTESGIPAANPTTHARIYVDTSGGHNTGLALAAPTGDPVSVVVSAFQSDGNTPAGTGKAVLLSGKGHTAQFVGEMISSFPSGFTGVLDIHSTSPFVALTLRSLDNRRDFLLTTFPIADYSQPAVAPLVFPHIVDGGGYLTQFILLDTGDAASTTLNFFDDKGSPLPVGKMAGR; encoded by the coding sequence TTGAATTCGTTTGCAGCCGCTGGATTCGATAGGGGAGGCAAGTTCGATCGGACTGCGGCCAACGATGTCTTCAACGAAGCTTCAACCCATCCGAGCATACAAACCGGCGCCTCTCGCTCTCGGGTGAACTACCCAGCACAATTGAGTCAGAGCCCTGTCGCGGGGGTGGGCCTCAATGGCGAGAGCGAAGCTGTTCTTCTCGCCGCAAACCTAGTGGGCGCCAATTCCTCGTCCTCACCGAGTGAATTCTTTGCTTGCCCGACAATTCCCATACAGCCAGCGACACTTCCAAATGGACTGCTGGGGGTACCTTTCAGCCAGACGCTCGTTGCCAGTGGTGGAGTGTCTCCGTACAGTTTTGCAACTGTTCCCGCTATTCTTCCCGCCGGGTTGACGCTTTCTTCAAGCGGTACACTTTCAGGGACGCCCACGGCGACGGGCCTTTTTTCTTTTACGGTGACTGCAACCGATGCGAATAATTGCACGGGAAGCATGGCATACTCAGTCGCCATTAACTGTCCGACGATCGCCTTGTCACCGGACACACTTCCCAATGGCGTTGTGGGAGCGGCCTATAACCAGTCGATCTCAATCAGTGGTTCATCCGGCTTCACTTTTTCAGTCCCTCCGGGAGGCTTGCCGCCTGGTTTGACGCTCTCGCCCACGGGTACCCTTACGGGCACACCGACTGCAGCGGGCACTTATTCATTTACCGTGACTGCCACTGGCCAGAACAATTGCGGCGGCAGTAAGATTTATACCCTGATTGTGACCACTGCGGTGTGTACCCCGGTGACCCTGTCGCCCGCAACATTGCCGGGAGGCGTAGTAGGGACAGCGTACAACCAGACGATCACCGGAAGCGGCTCTTTAACCTATACCTTCACCATCTCCACGGGCGGTTTGCCGCAGGGGTTGGCGCTCACGCCCTTCGGCGCCCTCATCGGGACGCCGACCAAGCCTGGCGCATTCCCTTTCACGGTCAAGGCGACCGCCACGAACGGTTGCACTGGGACGCAGGCATACACGATCACTATTAATCCCTCTGGGTGTCCAGCCATTACCTTCTCGCCAGCTTCGCTCCCTGCAGGCATTGTCGACACGCCCTACAACCAGACCATCACGACCAGTGGAGATCCACTACCCTCTACCTATTCGGCGCCGCCCGGGGTCTTGCCTCCGGGTTTGATACTCAGCGTGAATGGCGCACTCTCAGGAACTCCAGCGTCGGCCGGGACGTTTTCCTTTACAGTCACGGCGACGGATCTTAATGGGTGTGCGGCGAGCCAGAACTATTCCATTACCATTTCAGGGTCCACGAACTCACACTCTCAACTGAATCTTTCTCTGCCCCAGGGAGGTGCTGGGACCACTTCAACGATCGGAGGCGCGGGCAGTGTTCGGACAGGGTATGCGACGGTCACATTGAATTCGGGTACGTCAACCGACGGCACGGCCGTGTTCAGTCTTAGCTCGAATGGTTTTGTCGTCACTGAGGCGGGTGTACCCGCTTCGCCGCCGACCACGCATGCCAAGATCTTCATCGACTTTCGCAGCAGTGTTCCCGCCAAAACCGCGCGGCTCAATGCAGGCACCATTAACATCAACACCGGCTGTGCCATCGTGAACCGCGGCACGGGTCCGGCGCATATTACCTACACCCTGAGGGATTCCACCGGCACAACAACCCTCGCTACAGGAACTCAGACCTTGGATCAAGGTGCGCACGACGCCCGCTTCATCGACCAGATCAACGAGAAGGCCCCGAGCTTTGTGGTGCCACAAGATTTCAGTACCATCACGAAGTTCGGCTCGCTTGAAATTCAAAGCGATCAGCCTCTATCGATTCTTGCGCTGCGATTGACCGGCAACCAACGTGGCGACACCCTGCTGACCACCACTCCCATTGCCGATCTCACGAAACCGCTATCGAGCAATGCGCTTTACTTCCCCCAGGTGGTCGATGGGGGAGGCTATCAGACGACCGTTATTCTGCTGAATACCTCTGCGGGAACCGAGACCGGGATGTTGAGCCTGTTCAACGACTCGGGCTCGCCTCTTGCCGTCAAGCAGAGCGGTGGAGCATCTAACTCGTCGTTCCGCTACAGCATTCCGCCCGGTGGGGTATTCCTCCTGGAGACCGATGGCTCTCCAGGGACCATCAACGCCGGTTCGGTGCAGGTCATACCCGATCAAGGGACCTCTTCACCCGTAGGGGCCGGGGTGTTCCGATTCACCCAGAATGGCATTGTCGTCACCGAGTCAGGGATTCCGGCGGCCAACCCTACGACTCATGCCCGCATATACGTCGACACGTCCGGCGGCCACAACACGGGACTTGCCCTTGCTGCCCCCACGGGCGATCCCGTCAGTGTTGTGGTGAGTGCTTTTCAGTCCGATGGCAACACGCCCGCAGGGACGGGAAAGGCCGTGCTGTTAAGTGGTAAGGGACACACCGCACAATTCGTGGGGGAGATGATTTCCAGTTTTCCCAGCGGGTTCACTGGAGTTCTGGATATCCATTCGACCTCTCCCTTTGTGGCGCTGACCCTGCGTTCGCTCGACAACCGGCGCGATTTCCTTTTGACGACCTTCCCCATTGCGGACTACAGCCAGCCGGCAGTCGCGCCGCTTGTCTTTCCGCACATCGTGGATGGGGGAGGGTACCTCACGCAATTTATCTTGTTGGATACCGGGGATGCCGCCAGTACCACCTTGAACTTCTTTGACGATAAGGGCTCCCCTTTGCCGGTGGGAAAGATGGCAGGAAGATAG